From Companilactobacillus heilongjiangensis, one genomic window encodes:
- a CDS encoding MFS transporter, translating into MSQAQKINTKPLHPLLSLMGVLIGGFVGMFSETSLNIALPSIMKAFNIETGTAQWLVTGYMLVIAIVLPLSSLLTKHFSTRGLVRFGILDFIVGSVIAALAISFPMLLVGRMIQGIATGIILPLMFSIAMRIFPPNKLGAALGMAALVIMFAPAIGPTISGIILGVSSWRFIFWSFNIFLLIGLVIMEKNLTNVFEVTKPKVDWLAIALSTISFGLIVFGVSYLSKSITLALISLVVGLVLLVVYIRQQLHAETPTLDFAVLKNPEFVTGSVLVMINFGITLSAMYLLPMYLQNGLGVAVALTGMVMLPGGIINAAVSFGAGRAYDKIGAKVLSRLGFLVSIIGAAMFLFSNQNSSLGYIIAAHIVLMIGVPLAMSPSQTYGLNSLDAYQSADGSAIINTFQQVIGAVATGIATILLSTGQANYFADGGNSSKLAFTNGAHYGFMFTLVLAVFGFILAFRVHNKSKETVSSKESKPVTDKAESTATDLN; encoded by the coding sequence ATGAGTCAAGCTCAAAAAATTAATACAAAACCTCTTCATCCATTATTGTCACTAATGGGTGTTCTTATCGGTGGATTCGTCGGCATGTTCAGTGAAACTTCATTGAATATTGCTCTTCCATCTATTATGAAAGCTTTTAATATTGAAACAGGTACTGCTCAATGGTTAGTTACTGGCTACATGCTAGTTATCGCCATCGTCTTGCCACTTTCAAGTTTATTGACAAAACATTTCTCAACTAGGGGATTAGTTAGATTTGGTATATTAGATTTCATCGTGGGTTCAGTGATCGCAGCACTTGCTATCAGCTTCCCAATGTTATTAGTCGGACGTATGATCCAAGGTATTGCCACAGGTATTATCTTGCCATTGATGTTCTCGATTGCGATGAGAATCTTCCCACCTAATAAGTTAGGTGCAGCACTTGGTATGGCAGCTCTTGTCATCATGTTTGCCCCAGCTATCGGACCTACAATTTCCGGTATTATCTTGGGAGTATCATCATGGAGATTTATTTTCTGGTCATTCAACATTTTCTTATTGATTGGTTTAGTAATCATGGAAAAGAATTTGACGAATGTCTTTGAAGTAACTAAGCCAAAAGTTGACTGGTTAGCTATTGCACTTTCAACTATTAGTTTTGGTTTAATCGTCTTCGGAGTTAGTTATTTAAGTAAAAGTATCACATTAGCTTTGATTTCCTTAGTCGTTGGTCTAGTGCTATTGGTTGTTTATATCAGACAACAATTGCACGCTGAAACACCAACTTTGGATTTCGCCGTTTTGAAGAACCCTGAATTTGTAACTGGTTCTGTGCTAGTTATGATCAACTTTGGTATCACATTGTCAGCAATGTACTTGTTGCCAATGTACTTACAAAATGGTTTAGGCGTAGCTGTTGCCCTAACAGGTATGGTTATGTTGCCGGGTGGTATTATCAATGCGGCCGTTTCATTCGGTGCCGGTCGTGCTTATGATAAAATCGGTGCTAAAGTACTATCACGCCTAGGTTTCTTAGTCTCAATCATTGGTGCAGCTATGTTCCTATTCAGTAACCAAAACAGTTCACTAGGTTACATTATCGCTGCCCATATCGTCTTGATGATTGGTGTTCCTTTAGCTATGTCACCATCACAAACATATGGATTGAACTCACTAGATGCTTATCAATCGGCTGATGGTTCTGCTATTATCAATACTTTCCAACAAGTTATCGGTGCCGTTGCAACTGGTATCGCAACAATCTTGTTGAGTACTGGTCAAGCAAACTACTTCGCTGATGGTGGAAATTCATCAAAATTAGCATTTACTAATGGCGCTCACTACGGATTTATGTTTACATTAGTATTAGCTGTCTTTGGATTTATCTTGGCATTCCGTGTCCACAATAAAAGCAAAGAAACAGTTAGTTCTAAAGAATCAAAGCCTGTAACAGATAAGGCTGAAAGTACTGCTACTGATTTAAACTAG
- a CDS encoding metallophosphoesterase, which produces MKLYVEAGQAFKIGQLTDIHMGEYPLERTDEKMIDQLRNVLENNRFDLLMLTGDLIWGEYNEDPHKSLQVLFDLLNEFETPVAITYGNHDTEGRYGRAYIRSFEKELSHLADKTHIFMSGEHENYMLEVLDKATGEVVNKIFVWDSGAYSKWPEVSLYAAIDLDQINWYVDTSKSYAHKTFDLGFMHTPLPEYGKVDPERITGIFGEPVCSADLNSGLFHEILKQNNVKALFAGHDHYNNFSGSYAGIHLNYGNVTGYNCGSDLTRGVTQIDLYNDGLQRKNLLFTE; this is translated from the coding sequence GTGAAATTATATGTTGAAGCGGGTCAGGCTTTTAAAATAGGCCAACTAACCGATATTCACATGGGAGAATATCCTTTGGAAAGAACCGATGAAAAGATGATTGATCAGTTAAGAAATGTTTTGGAAAATAATCGGTTTGATTTGCTGATGTTAACAGGGGACTTGATTTGGGGCGAATACAACGAAGATCCGCACAAGAGTTTACAAGTTCTCTTCGATTTATTGAACGAGTTTGAAACGCCAGTAGCCATAACTTATGGGAATCACGATACCGAAGGACGTTACGGTCGAGCTTATATTCGTTCTTTTGAAAAAGAATTGAGTCATTTGGCTGATAAAACACATATTTTTATGTCTGGCGAACATGAGAATTATATGTTGGAAGTTTTAGATAAAGCAACCGGCGAAGTAGTGAATAAAATTTTTGTCTGGGATAGTGGTGCATATTCAAAATGGCCAGAAGTCAGCCTTTATGCAGCTATCGATCTTGACCAAATCAACTGGTATGTCGATACATCCAAATCGTATGCTCACAAAACATTTGACCTTGGATTTATGCATACGCCATTACCAGAGTATGGAAAAGTTGATCCAGAGAGAATAACTGGTATTTTTGGTGAGCCAGTTTGTTCAGCTGACCTCAACTCAGGACTCTTCCATGAAATTCTAAAACAAAACAATGTCAAAGCGTTATTTGCGGGTCATGACCACTATAATAATTTCTCGGGTTCATACGCTGGAATCCACTTAAATTATGGGAACGTTACAGGCTATAACTGCGGCAGCGACTTAACTAGAGGCGTTACACAGATAGACTTGTATAACGATGGATTACAAAGGAAGAACTTACTTTTCACAGAATAA
- a CDS encoding YxeA family protein, whose translation MRSFLRVFLLGIVVMIIGYFGVCFSVKDSTSQSAQAFNAYNVLVKREPKYVKIDNKEAKDEDGYGNYTYDLKSYDDAGNEHPIKFMGMGKLKQGHFLKLDTKGSYVYSYKEVFKKDMPSDVYTKLNL comes from the coding sequence ATGAGAAGTTTTTTAAGAGTTTTTTTGTTGGGTATTGTAGTTATGATAATCGGTTATTTCGGGGTTTGTTTCTCAGTCAAGGACAGCACTAGCCAATCAGCACAGGCTTTCAACGCCTATAACGTATTGGTTAAGCGTGAACCTAAATATGTAAAAATTGATAATAAAGAGGCCAAAGACGAAGATGGTTATGGTAATTACACATATGATCTTAAAAGTTATGATGACGCTGGTAATGAGCATCCTATAAAATTCATGGGTATGGGTAAGTTGAAACAAGGTCACTTCCTAAAGCTCGATACTAAAGGCAGTTACGTTTATTCATATAAAGAAGTTTTCAAAAAAGATATGCCTAGCGACGTTTATACCAAATTAAATCTATAG
- a CDS encoding MDR family MFS transporter has protein sequence MSKQIKKALYIMVFGTFFGVLCSTLMNTALPVFMQVFHVNSSTVQWLTNGYTLVNAIMIPTSAYFIKKFSFRHLFITFSSIFLVGTLLGAIANTFSMVIIGRMIQAIGTGMMMPLVNVLAMQYTTRAKQGAVMGIIGLAFNFSPIIGPTLSGVILQYFSWQYLFILILPFIIAVVLLSIFQLPQIETHDNPKFDVPSLITISLGLLFLLSGFSNIGQNNFLSFKVLGFTVIGLILIVIFSIMENKSSKPIINFEIFEHPQFTFATVINMLIVLTMYGNTILLPLMIQMILHKSPLISGLALLPGAVLTGFMSPVSGRLFDKYPIKRIVVTGVLIDCFGTFMQAFIDVNASVLMLTFGQMIRQLGLVLILIPIQTHALSALPKKYLSDGVATFNTLRQIAASFGTAIIIAVITMADKIITGSTVNQSVGIQAGFLACLVFLLVALSLTFRLRRPDVVD, from the coding sequence ATGTCGAAACAAATCAAAAAAGCACTTTATATTATGGTCTTTGGGACCTTCTTTGGTGTTTTGTGCTCTACTTTAATGAACACCGCCCTGCCCGTTTTTATGCAGGTTTTTCACGTCAATTCTTCAACAGTCCAATGGTTAACAAACGGATATACCTTGGTCAATGCAATCATGATTCCTACTAGTGCCTACTTTATTAAGAAATTTTCCTTTAGACATCTTTTCATTACCTTTAGTTCAATTTTCTTAGTGGGGACACTTCTTGGAGCCATCGCCAATACTTTTTCCATGGTTATTATTGGTCGAATGATTCAAGCTATCGGTACCGGAATGATGATGCCACTGGTCAACGTCCTCGCTATGCAATACACGACTAGAGCCAAGCAGGGCGCCGTGATGGGAATTATCGGATTAGCCTTTAATTTCTCCCCCATCATTGGTCCAACGCTGTCTGGAGTCATTTTGCAGTACTTTTCATGGCAATACCTATTTATTCTCATCTTGCCATTCATTATCGCAGTCGTTCTGTTATCGATTTTTCAATTGCCACAAATTGAAACACATGATAATCCTAAATTTGACGTTCCCAGCTTAATTACCATCAGTTTGGGATTACTCTTCCTATTAAGTGGATTCTCGAATATCGGTCAAAACAACTTTCTATCATTTAAAGTCCTCGGATTCACAGTTATTGGTTTGATTCTGATTGTTATTTTCTCAATTATGGAAAACAAATCATCCAAACCTATTATTAATTTCGAAATTTTTGAACATCCGCAGTTCACATTCGCAACAGTTATCAATATGTTGATTGTGCTCACAATGTACGGCAATACAATCCTTTTGCCACTAATGATCCAGATGATTCTACATAAGAGTCCACTGATTTCAGGTTTGGCTTTACTTCCTGGAGCAGTTTTGACCGGATTCATGTCGCCAGTCAGTGGTCGGTTATTCGACAAGTACCCTATTAAACGTATCGTTGTCACTGGGGTTTTGATCGACTGTTTCGGTACATTCATGCAAGCGTTCATCGACGTCAATGCCTCAGTTTTGATGCTAACGTTCGGCCAGATGATTCGCCAATTGGGATTAGTTTTAATCTTAATTCCAATCCAAACACACGCTTTAAGTGCGTTACCAAAGAAATATTTATCCGATGGTGTCGCAACATTCAACACCCTCCGACAGATAGCCGCATCCTTTGGTACAGCCATTATCATCGCCGTAATCACCATGGCTGACAAAATTATCACTGGCAGCACAGTCAATCAATCAGTCGGAATCCAAGCGGGATTTCTAGCATGCTTGGTATTCTTGCTTGTCGCATTATCATTAACATTTAGATTACGAAGACCTGACGTTGTCGATTAA
- a CDS encoding YxeA family protein yields the protein MKKFINALFMGLIVLGLGYYMAGSYLKDKNTEFAQSFNHYNLLAKRSPKFMQVDYEDADKESDGSYTFYADSYDRQGNWHEIDLHSDDDLNNGQLVKLDTKGSYVKDYQVISPDDLPYKLYRMFNN from the coding sequence ATGAAAAAATTTATTAACGCCCTATTTATGGGACTAATCGTGCTAGGACTAGGCTATTACATGGCCGGTTCCTATCTCAAAGACAAAAATACTGAGTTTGCACAAAGTTTTAACCACTACAACCTGCTAGCCAAACGTAGCCCAAAGTTTATGCAGGTCGACTATGAGGATGCCGACAAAGAAAGCGACGGTAGCTATACCTTCTACGCCGATTCATACGACCGCCAAGGAAACTGGCACGAAATCGATCTACACTCCGATGACGACTTGAACAATGGTCAACTAGTAAAATTGGATACCAAAGGCAGCTATGTCAAAGACTACCAAGTAATCAGCCCGGATGACTTGCCTTACAAGCTTTATCGAATGTTTAACAACTAA
- a CDS encoding D-2-hydroxyacid dehydrogenase encodes MKIFAYGIREDEQPSLKKWEAAHPDIEVGFTEYTLTADSARLAEGSNGVVTLQTSPYTREALEVLHQLGIKYISIRNVGFDNFKFQDLNDLGFTLTNVPVYSPNAIAEHTVILMGRLLRRVPEFDQKMDNGDFTWAPTIGKEYREQTVGVVGTGHIGRVVIKILQGFGAKVVAYDVFHNPDIKKQGLYVDTLEELYKQSDIITLHVPLFDSNKYMINDEAISQMKDGVYIINCARGELIDTDALIKGLDSGKVGGAGLDVLDDENSVFGKVWSSIDNIPNEKIRNLAKRLNVIVTPHSAFYTETAIHNMITTAFDSNKALIEGEKPDNIVDTNK; translated from the coding sequence ATGAAAATATTTGCATACGGAATCCGTGAAGATGAACAGCCTTCTCTAAAGAAATGGGAAGCTGCTCATCCAGACATTGAAGTGGGCTTTACTGAATACACTTTAACTGCTGATTCAGCACGTTTGGCTGAAGGTAGTAACGGTGTCGTAACGCTCCAAACTTCACCATATACACGTGAAGCACTGGAAGTTCTCCACCAATTAGGTATTAAATATATTTCCATTCGTAACGTCGGTTTCGACAATTTTAAGTTCCAAGATCTCAACGATTTAGGATTCACTTTAACAAACGTTCCAGTTTATTCTCCAAATGCAATCGCTGAACATACCGTAATTTTGATGGGACGCTTACTTCGTCGTGTACCAGAGTTTGACCAAAAAATGGATAACGGCGACTTCACTTGGGCTCCAACAATCGGTAAAGAATACCGTGAACAAACCGTTGGTGTCGTTGGTACAGGTCACATCGGACGTGTTGTTATCAAAATTTTACAAGGCTTCGGTGCTAAAGTTGTTGCCTATGATGTTTTCCATAATCCTGACATTAAAAAGCAAGGACTATACGTTGATACACTAGAAGAACTTTACAAACAATCAGATATCATCACTCTTCACGTGCCATTATTTGACAGCAATAAGTACATGATCAACGACGAAGCTATCTCTCAAATGAAAGATGGCGTCTATATCATCAACTGTGCTCGTGGTGAATTAATCGATACTGACGCTTTAATTAAGGGCTTAGACAGTGGCAAAGTCGGCGGTGCTGGATTAGACGTTCTGGACGATGAAAACTCAGTCTTTGGAAAAGTTTGGAGCAGCATTGATAATATTCCTAACGAAAAAATCCGTAATTTAGCCAAGAGATTAAACGTTATCGTTACACCACACAGTGCTTTCTACACTGAAACAGCCATCCACAATATGATTACAACAGCCTTTGATTCCAACAAGGCATTAATCGAAGGTGAAAAGCCAGATAACATTGTTGATACAAATAAATAA
- a CDS encoding 5-methyltetrahydropteroyltriglutamate--homocysteine S-methyltransferase, whose protein sequence is MTTNTTTKIGFQHVGSFLRPDALKQARADFESGKIDADELRSVENDAIKTLINQQKDTGLDYATDGEFRRSYWHLDFFWGFEGVKHTHIGEGYDFSNGRSRDDTAVLTDKISFNADTHPFIQDFKFTKSITDKIGGILPKQTIPAPAQLYRELTRGKNLDALNRIYPDKQEFYNDVEKAYHDAILAFYNEGARVIQLDDCSWGRLLDKKFLATDEGKKLVAENVQDIYLELNNGAIADLPDDLTINTHICRGNFHSSFLFSGGYDNVADNLFGQENVDTYFLEYDSDRAGSFAPLAKVSGDKKVVLGLITSKTGKLEKRQDIIDRIHEASQYLPLDRLWLSTQCGFASTEEGNVITPEQQWEKLALVKSIIDEVWG, encoded by the coding sequence ATGACAACAAACACAACAACAAAAATCGGATTCCAACATGTAGGAAGTTTCCTACGCCCAGATGCATTAAAACAAGCTCGAGCAGATTTCGAATCTGGTAAGATTGACGCTGACGAACTAAGAAGCGTTGAAAATGACGCTATTAAAACATTGATCAACCAACAAAAAGATACCGGACTAGATTACGCAACTGATGGCGAGTTCCGTCGTTCATATTGGCATCTAGATTTCTTCTGGGGCTTTGAAGGTGTTAAACACACACATATTGGTGAAGGGTATGACTTTTCCAACGGTCGCTCCCGTGATGATACAGCCGTCCTAACTGATAAAATCAGTTTCAACGCTGACACTCACCCATTCATCCAAGATTTCAAATTCACTAAATCAATCACTGACAAAATCGGTGGCATCCTTCCAAAGCAAACCATCCCTGCTCCCGCTCAACTCTACCGTGAATTGACTCGTGGCAAAAATCTCGACGCTTTGAATCGCATTTATCCAGACAAACAGGAATTCTACAATGATGTTGAAAAAGCTTATCACGATGCCATCCTAGCCTTTTATAACGAAGGAGCTCGTGTCATTCAATTAGACGACTGTTCATGGGGACGCTTGTTAGATAAGAAATTCCTAGCAACTGACGAAGGCAAAAAGTTGGTCGCCGAAAATGTCCAAGATATCTATCTCGAACTAAACAATGGCGCAATCGCTGACCTACCCGACGATCTAACCATCAACACACACATCTGCCGTGGTAACTTCCATTCCTCATTCCTATTCTCTGGTGGTTATGACAACGTTGCCGACAACCTCTTTGGTCAAGAAAATGTTGATACTTACTTCCTCGAATATGATTCTGACCGTGCCGGTAGTTTCGCTCCATTGGCAAAAGTTTCTGGCGATAAGAAAGTTGTTCTTGGTTTGATTACATCTAAAACCGGTAAACTTGAGAAACGCCAAGATATCATCGACCGTATACACGAAGCTAGTCAATATCTTCCATTAGACCGTCTCTGGTTATCAACTCAATGTGGTTTTGCTTCCACTGAAGAAGGAAATGTAATTACTCCTGAACAACAATGGGAAAAATTAGCTTTAGTTAAATCTATTATTGATGAAGTTTGGGGCTAA
- a CDS encoding GGDEF domain-containing protein, whose product MLTSYVIGKASLLTSLFFIMGVFIVFQVSFAGIKKILNFNDINFDEYTLRAILGIIYILVILFTLQISVRGHSHSWTFINFQLVAVIFYTVILNVPFKFHLFAPIVLAFMVFNSAITSWESWCLGFILIAFFYTLNYIKTHTDKKFPYFYYLGSSIFFGAAYWFFAKIKFAISYPIFWKEILYLAVLEIFTFGYIATLFADIESRTALFRDATHDKLTSAYNYDAFDIELRELFRKVKTSDTKFTMLMFDIDHFKSINDTYGHLAGDAVLKNVVSIVQTVISQNDPKIKLYRTGGEEFNVIFPNYELNDTKNIIEEIFSALNHSETESGGKIIHLTVSMGVSEMTKADIFNQRFLFPS is encoded by the coding sequence TTGCTAACAAGTTATGTAATCGGTAAGGCCTCACTACTGACCAGCCTATTCTTCATCATGGGAGTCTTCATCGTCTTCCAGGTTTCTTTCGCTGGAATCAAAAAGATATTGAATTTCAACGACATTAATTTTGATGAATATACACTCCGGGCTATTTTGGGAATTATTTATATCCTTGTCATCCTGTTCACCCTACAAATTTCCGTTCGTGGACATTCGCACTCTTGGACATTCATTAATTTCCAATTAGTTGCGGTAATTTTCTACACGGTTATTCTCAATGTTCCATTCAAATTTCATCTATTTGCACCAATCGTTCTGGCTTTTATGGTATTCAATTCTGCCATAACTAGTTGGGAATCGTGGTGCTTAGGATTTATTCTGATTGCTTTTTTTTACACACTCAACTACATCAAAACTCATACCGATAAAAAATTTCCATATTTCTATTACTTAGGTTCCAGCATTTTCTTCGGTGCCGCCTATTGGTTCTTCGCTAAAATAAAGTTTGCCATCAGCTATCCAATCTTTTGGAAAGAGATTCTCTATTTAGCAGTCCTAGAAATATTCACTTTCGGCTATATTGCAACCTTGTTTGCGGACATCGAGTCCCGAACTGCCCTCTTTAGAGACGCTACTCACGATAAATTGACCTCAGCTTATAATTACGATGCCTTTGACATTGAATTACGTGAACTGTTTCGAAAAGTTAAAACTTCCGATACCAAATTTACCATGTTGATGTTCGATATCGACCACTTCAAGAGTATCAATGACACTTACGGACATCTTGCCGGCGATGCAGTCTTAAAGAACGTTGTCAGTATCGTCCAAACTGTTATCAGCCAGAATGATCCAAAGATAAAGTTATACCGAACCGGTGGCGAGGAATTCAACGTCATCTTTCCAAATTACGAATTAAACGACACCAAAAATATCATAGAAGAAATCTTTTCAGCTCTGAATCATTCAGAAACTGAATCCGGTGGCAAAATCATCCATTTAACCGTTTCAATGGGCGTTTCCGAAATGACCAAAGCAGATATTTTCAATCAACGATTTCTATTCCCGAGTTGA
- a CDS encoding ketopantoate reductase family protein, with the protein MKYAVLGAGAMGLRYGVLLQEAGFDVDFVEIWQPQVDKIQQQNGVFVSRDHENKHLVPVDIYTPENYQGDPDVWIVFTKQMQLADALKRTARCFKDHQYVVSPMNGMGHLEKLNQYFDETKVIGATAMIGTVLNGPGDVDFIGAKGAGSMHMANETEVPDEMTHKIFDDFQKANLNPVLTTNLLGTLMAKVVFNSVVNTLCTMFSIQMGEFIQSPVAQKLSKQLIDEAFDVCERAGITLLNTREEEWQTVQKVSAVSNPLHYPSMYQDMSKDRNTEVDYINGYIYKLGLKHHYEAKTHDFLRNLVHLAEFSRDFDVEALEKSVQAAELAS; encoded by the coding sequence ATGAAATACGCAGTATTGGGTGCAGGTGCTATGGGCCTGCGATATGGGGTTCTTTTACAGGAAGCTGGTTTTGATGTTGATTTCGTTGAGATCTGGCAGCCTCAGGTTGATAAGATTCAGCAGCAAAATGGAGTTTTTGTTTCTCGTGATCATGAAAACAAGCACTTGGTGCCCGTTGACATTTACACTCCCGAAAACTATCAAGGCGACCCAGATGTCTGGATTGTCTTTACTAAACAAATGCAATTGGCTGATGCCTTGAAACGCACTGCTCGTTGCTTTAAAGATCATCAATATGTTGTCTCGCCAATGAACGGTATGGGTCATTTGGAAAAGCTCAATCAATACTTTGACGAAACTAAAGTTATTGGCGCTACTGCCATGATTGGTACTGTCTTGAATGGACCTGGCGATGTCGATTTTATCGGTGCTAAGGGTGCCGGCAGTATGCATATGGCCAACGAAACTGAAGTTCCTGATGAAATGACTCATAAGATTTTTGACGATTTTCAAAAGGCCAACTTGAATCCTGTTTTGACCACAAATTTGTTGGGAACATTGATGGCTAAAGTTGTCTTCAACTCTGTCGTCAACACTCTCTGTACCATGTTCAGTATTCAAATGGGCGAGTTTATTCAATCTCCCGTCGCTCAAAAGTTAAGCAAACAGTTGATTGATGAAGCTTTCGACGTCTGTGAACGTGCTGGAATCACTTTGTTGAATACTCGTGAAGAAGAATGGCAGACTGTTCAGAAAGTCAGTGCTGTCAGTAATCCTCTGCACTACCCTTCAATGTATCAAGATATGTCAAAGGATCGTAATACCGAGGTCGATTATATCAACGGCTATATCTACAAATTAGGCTTGAAACATCATTACGAAGCCAAAACTCACGACTTCTTGAGAAATCTAGTTCATCTGGCAGAATTCTCACGTGATTTTGATGTTGAAGCATTGGAAAAATCAGTCCAAGCGGCAGAACTAGCAAGTTAA
- a CDS encoding DMT family transporter: protein MEESKKLAKKTLDRGFWLAFCASALWGISGTVLQVVAKNLNIPAMWFIATRTTVAGIILLVIGLFVLPKSEFFAVFKNWKDLLTLLSFAVFGLLANMFTFFHAIKTGNSSTATILQYLSPLFIMIGAVIFTKKKTSRVDVISFVLAMIGVALMITRGDIGHLSIPLISVIWGIGSGITAALYITIPQTLIAKYHGILITGWGMLIAGIISNFFNPIWVNPPKMSMASVLGVGTVILLGTVMAFLLMVMSTKYTTAAIISITDAVQPFTTLVLSIIFLQYAVNIPEIIGAVIVVLAIYVLNRYDAD from the coding sequence ATGGAAGAAAGTAAAAAGTTAGCCAAGAAAACTCTTGATCGAGGGTTCTGGTTGGCATTTTGTGCTTCTGCTCTCTGGGGAATTTCTGGTACCGTTCTACAAGTTGTAGCCAAAAACCTTAATATCCCTGCGATGTGGTTTATCGCCACCAGAACAACTGTTGCAGGAATTATCTTATTAGTTATAGGACTATTCGTTCTACCAAAAAGTGAATTTTTCGCTGTATTTAAAAACTGGAAAGATCTTTTAACATTACTTAGCTTTGCTGTCTTTGGACTGCTAGCTAATATGTTCACCTTCTTTCATGCTATTAAAACAGGTAATTCATCGACTGCTACCATCTTGCAGTATCTCTCACCACTTTTCATAATGATTGGTGCAGTCATATTTACTAAAAAGAAAACCTCTCGTGTTGATGTCATCTCCTTTGTCCTCGCAATGATTGGTGTTGCTTTAATGATTACTCGTGGAGATATCGGTCACTTATCAATTCCGCTTATCTCTGTTATCTGGGGTATCGGCAGTGGTATCACAGCTGCCCTTTACATCACCATTCCCCAAACTTTGATTGCTAAATATCACGGTATTTTGATTACCGGTTGGGGTATGTTGATAGCTGGTATTATTTCCAACTTCTTCAATCCCATTTGGGTTAATCCACCTAAAATGAGTATGGCTAGCGTCCTAGGCGTTGGTACAGTTATCTTATTGGGAACAGTTATGGCTTTCCTACTCATGGTTATGAGTACAAAATATACAACGGCAGCTATTATTAGTATCACTGATGCCGTTCAACCATTCACAACATTAGTTTTAAGTATCATCTTCTTGCAATATGCAGTTAATATTCCTGAAATCATTGGTGCTGTGATCGTTGTTCTAGCAATTTATGTCTTAAATCGCTATGATGCAGATTAA
- a CDS encoding D-2-hydroxyacid dehydrogenase — MKIFLYGIREDEKGYLKEWTDVHPEVDIAYTDQFLTTETAKLAKGYNGVVTLQMLSYSREALQKLHDYGITKISVRNVGLDGFDFQDLRDLGFSLTNVPVYSPNAIAEHTTSLILRLLRRVPEFDKKFNNADYSWFPTIGEEINGKTVGIVGTGHIGSVVARIMQAMGAKVVAYDIKPNPYLENLGIYVDSLDEVLKQADILTLHTPLAKKDVHMIDAAAIAKMKDGVVIINAARGALIDTDALIAGLDSGKVGGAGLDVLESENAVFQKKFNSLDDVKDPQFKALINRDNVIITPHTAFYTTTAVHNMVFDSLTDNLKMLENKAPKYPVDISED, encoded by the coding sequence ATGAAAATTTTTCTATACGGAATTCGTGAAGACGAAAAAGGCTACTTAAAAGAATGGACAGATGTTCACCCCGAGGTGGATATTGCCTATACGGATCAATTTTTAACTACTGAAACTGCGAAATTAGCCAAAGGATATAACGGTGTTGTAACGTTACAAATGTTATCTTATTCTCGTGAGGCGCTGCAAAAATTGCACGATTATGGCATCACTAAAATTTCAGTTCGTAATGTTGGTTTGGACGGTTTCGACTTCCAAGATCTCCGTGACCTAGGATTTTCATTAACCAATGTCCCTGTTTACTCACCTAATGCGATTGCTGAACACACTACCAGCTTGATTTTGCGATTGCTTCGTCGTGTACCTGAGTTCGACAAGAAGTTCAATAACGCTGACTACAGCTGGTTCCCAACTATCGGTGAGGAAATCAATGGCAAAACAGTTGGTATTGTCGGTACTGGTCACATTGGTTCCGTCGTTGCGCGAATTATGCAGGCCATGGGCGCTAAAGTCGTTGCTTACGATATCAAACCTAATCCATACTTAGAAAACCTCGGTATTTACGTTGATAGTTTGGATGAAGTTTTAAAACAAGCTGACATCCTAACACTCCATACTCCACTGGCTAAAAAGGACGTTCATATGATTGATGCCGCAGCCATTGCCAAGATGAAAGATGGTGTCGTAATTATCAACGCTGCCCGTGGTGCTTTAATTGATACTGACGCCTTAATTGCTGGACTAGATAGTGGCAAAGTTGGTGGTGCTGGACTCGATGTCCTTGAAAGTGAAAATGCAGTCTTCCAAAAGAAATTCAACAGTCTCGATGACGTCAAAGATCCTCAATTTAAAGCTTTGATTAATCGTGATAATGTTATCATCACACCGCATACAGCTTTCTACACAACAACAGCAGTTCACAATATGGTGTTTGATTCATTAACAGATAATTTAAAAATGTTGGAAAATAAAGCTCCTAAATATCCAGTCGATATTTCAGAAGATTAA